A single Balaenoptera ricei isolate mBalRic1 chromosome 13, mBalRic1.hap2, whole genome shotgun sequence DNA region contains:
- the LBX2 gene encoding transcription factor LBX2 produces the protein MSSGSEPRTPRTPFSIADILGPRMVPRGPSASQLPESNQGPTSPLCALEELTSKTFRVLDGHAPQPSEGRAAPDALGPGRAGRRRRKSRTAFTAQQVLELERRFVFQKYLAPSERDGLAARLGLANAQVVTWFQNRRAKLKRDVEEMRADLASLRSLSPEIQCRLALPDAAPGLCPGPARPDSGPQLSDEEIQVDD, from the exons ATGAGCTCGGGATCCGAGCCCCGGACACCCCGGACACCCTTCAGCATCGCAGACATCCTAGGCCCGCGCATGGTTCCCCGAGGACCCTCTGCGTCGCAGCTTCCAGAGTCGAACCAAGGTCCCACGTCGCCGCTGTGCGCGCTGGAGGAGCTGACTAGTAAAACTTTCCGCGTACTTGACGGGCACGCTCCGCAGCCCTCTGAAG GCCGCGCGGCCCCAGACGCGCTGGGCCCTGGCCGGGCCGGCCGCAGACGGCGGAAGTCACGCACGGCGTTCACCGCGCAGCAGGTGCTGGAGCTGGAGCGGCGCTTTGTCTTCCAGAAGTACCTGGCACCGTCCGAGCGTGACGGGCTGGCGGCGAGGCTCGGCTTGGCCAACGCGCAGGTCGTCACGTGGTTCCAGAACCGGCGAGCCAAGCTCAAGCGCGACGTGGAGGAGATGCGCGCCGACCTGGCCTCGCTGCGCTCGCTGTCCCCCGAAATCCAATGCCGCCTCGCGCTGCCTGACGCCGCCCCAGGCCTCTGCCCTGGCCCCGCCCGGCCTGACTCTGGGCCCCAATTGTCAGACGAGGAGATACAGGTGGACGATTGA
- the MRPL53 gene encoding large ribosomal subunit protein mL53, which yields MAAALARLGLRSVKQVRVQFCPFEKNVESTRTFLQAVSSEKVRCTNLNCSVIADVRHDGSEPCVDVLFGDGHRLIMRGAHLTAQEMLSAFASHIQARGATGSGDKPGASTGR from the exons ATGGCAGCGGCCTTGGCTCGGCTCGGACTCCGCTCTGTCAAGCAGGTTCGGGTTCAATTCTGCCCTTTCGAGAAGAACGTGGAGTCGACAAG GACCTTCCTCCAGGCCGTGAGCAGCGAGAAAGTTCGCTGCACCAACCTCAACTGCTCGGTGATTGCGGACGTGAGACACGACGGCTCCGAGCCCTGCGTGGACGTGCTGTTCG GAGACGGGCATCGCCTGATTATGCGCGGCGCGCACCTCACCGCCCAGGAAATGCTCTCTGCCTTCGCCTCCCACATCCAGGCCAGGGGTGCGACGGGGAGCGGGGACAAGCCGGGCGCCAGTACCGGGCGCTGA
- the TTC31 gene encoding tetratricopeptide repeat protein 31, with product MHSLALRKRRLLPPTKMAAYSVLLCPSAGVECQTFTFGSLLTGMAPIPKTVGLVKLGKQEASRLAEELVSEQERTKQKAEKKRLKKKRQKDQKRRERLEQDGRESNANVYRVWYQLCPKWFPPQGHGPLHPGLEAQPPGPPVGGGVGLCAGTSGQGRVPREDLDFWPLCLYQVIWKSLILP from the exons ATGCACTCTCTCGCGCTCCGTAAGCGGAGGCTTCTGCCCCCAACAAAGATGGCTGCCTACTCTGTCCTACTCTGCCCTTCGGCCGGTGTCGAATGCCAGACTTTCACTTTCGGGTCACTGTTGACGGGGATGGCGCCGATTCCGAAGACCGTGGGGCTGGTCAAGCTAGGTAAGCAG gaagccagcCGCCTGGCTGAGGAGCTGGTGTCTGAGCAGGAGCGCACgaaacagaaagcagagaagAAACGACTTAAAAAGAAG CGTCAAAAGGATCAGAAGCGAAGGGAGCGTTTGGAGCAGGATGGCAGGGAGTCCAACGCGAATGTCTACAG AGTTTGGTACCAGCTTTGCCCAAAATGGTTTCCACCACAAGGCCATGGTCCTCTTCACCCAGGCCTTGAAGCTCAACCCCCGGGACCACCGGTAGGTGGGGGGGTTGGCCTCTGTGCTGGGACGTCAGGGCAAGGCCGGGTGCCAAGGGAGGACCTGGACTTTTGGCCACTTTGTCTTTATCAGGTTATTTGGAAATCGCTCATTCTGCCATGA
- the CCDC142 gene encoding coiled-coil domain-containing protein 142 isoform X2 has product MAQASRSGGLLPPLATVPPLRAQPRGAEEKQWRRKRAGALRRDVRGWLRLPAARSIPCLDPRPGGSPRGQPWWAVPADAGEHREAGAVDWGREPAAGGPTPPALQRLRAVLLRLHHERQELLQAQDCARHLQATVRLLRILSPGAPSPGHLPQLCRDLLAHPSGGAVLRSGLQETPESLPLARSVGLAAQRLDATMEMQLRALGQAPASPGLSSQIADLLLALPAYHQLQGKALSYVPGAARPYPPARVLRLLAGERGCQVAGWLDEALRGSDLRDQLRRRCQEERELLPGLLGLMGGVTGSASSGLGLGGAGALWSQYWTMLWAACAQSLDLSLGPWRDPRAAAQQLSQALGQASLPQECEKELASLCHNLIHQSLTWSWDQGFCQALGSASGNQSSLPSSSQTTELLQQLFPPLLDALREPRSGLLLCRPPGPAPLSLGLCTLQTTLLWFWGRTQQHLAAWAPGSFLLLIQKDLPPLLYEAEALSSLASEESLALEVEQQLGLEIQKLTAQIQLLSEESLSLFFQECHKRATQDFELHMPRGRYWRHRLCPACRGRCSSDKTLEWSGSCWRRSSGACPQNFARLCSRSASSSGWTAPCCVCCSSPCPRLKSTGGLPVAVHVMRSRPWNCPAAASTAWRAWSPLFDLEHSQPRQLSC; this is encoded by the exons ATGGCCCAAGCGTCTCGCTCTGGTGGCCTTCTGCCTCCGCTGGCTACCGTGCCGCCGTTACGGGCGCAGCCCAGGGGCGCTGAGGAGAAGCAGTGGCGGAGAAAGCGGGCAGGCGCTCTCCGCCGGGACGTTCGTGGCTGGCTGCGGCTGCCGGCTGCCCGAAGCATCCCCTGCCTGGACCCACGGCCCGGCGGAAGTCCGAGAGGGCAGCCGTGGTGGGCGGTGCCGGCGGACGCAGGAGAGCACCGTGAGGCTGGCGCTGTGGACTGGGGGCGGGAGCCGGCAGCTGGTGGCCCGACCCCTCCAGCGCTGCAGCGTCTTCGGGCGGTGTTGCTGCGGCTGCACCACGAGCGGCAGGAGCTCCTCCAAGCCCAGGACTGCGCCCGCCACCTACAGGCGACCGTGCGCCTCCTGAGGATCCTGAGTCCCGGCGCTCCATCCCCCGGCCACTTGCCTCAGCTGTGCCGCGACCTGCTGGCGCACCCTTCCGGAGGCGCGGTCCTGCGAAGCGGCCTTCAGGAGACACCCGAGTCGCTACCCCTGGCACGCTCCGTCGGACTAGCCGCCCAGCGCCTGGATGCTACTATGGAGATGCAGCTTCGGGCTCTGGGCCAGGCGCCCGCCAGCCCGGGCCTATCGTCCCAAATCGCCGACCTGCTGCTGGCACTTCCCGCCTACCACCAGCTGCAAGGAAAAGCCTTGAGCTACGTTCCAGGGGCAGCGCGCCCTTATCCCCCGGCCCGTGTGCTCCGCCTCCTGGCGGGGGAGCGGGGTTGCCAGGTGGCAGGTTGGCTGGATGAGGCGCTCAGGGGATCCGACTTGAGGGACCAGCTCCGCAGGCGGTGCCAAGAGGAGCGGGAGCTGCTGCCAGGGCTACTGGGCCTGATGGGGGGCGTGACGGGTTCAGCCAGCAGTGGACTGGGGCTTGGAGGGGCGGGGGCCCTGTGGAGCCAGTACTGGACCATGCTGTGGGCAGCCTGTGCTCAGAGTCTGGACCTAAGTCTAGGACCCTGGAGGGACCCCAGGGCAGCGGCACAACAGCTGAGTCAGGCACTGGGTCAGG catcactgcctcaggaGTGTGAGAAGGAGCTGGCTTCTTTGTGTCACAACCTAATTCATCAGTCTCTTACCTGGAGCTGGGATCAAG GCTTCTGCCAGGCCTTGGGATCTGCTAGTGGAAATCAGAGCAGCCTTCCCTCATCCTCTCAAACCACTGAACTTTTGCAacagctcttccctcctctcttggATGCCCTTCGAGAACCCAGGTCAGGACTGCTCCTCTGCCGGCCTCCAG gtcCTGCCCCCCTTTCCCTGGGGCTCTGTACCCTGCAGACCACCTTGCTCTGGTTTTGGGGCAGAACTCAGCAGCATCTGGCAGCGTGGGCCCCAGGTTCCTTCCTGCTCCTGATCCAGAAGGATTTACCT CCTCTATTATATGAGGCAGAAGCTTTGTCCAGCCTGGCCTCAGAGGAAAGCTTGGCCCTGGAGGTGGAGCAGCAGCTGGGTCTGGAGATCCAGAAGCTGACTGCACAGATCCAG CTCCTGTCTGAAGAGTCACTAAGTCTCttttttcaagaatgtcataAACGAGCCACACAGGACTTCGAACTCCACATGCCACGGGGTCGGTACTGGCGGCATCGTCTCTGTCCTG CCTGCAGGGGGCGCTGCAGCTCAGACAAGACTTTGGAGTGGTCAGGGAGTTGCTGGAGGAGGAGCAGTGGGGCCTGTCCCCAGAACTTCGCCAGACTCTGTTCACGCTCAGCATCTTCCAGCGGCTGGACGGCGCCCTGCTGTGTCTGTTGCAGCAGCCCCTGCCCAAGACTCAAGTCCACAGGGGGCCTCCCTGTTGCT GTGCATGTAATGAGGTCCAGACCATGGAATTGCCCAGCAGCAGCCTCAACAGCCTGGAGAGCTTGGAGCCCCCTCTTCGACCTGGAGCACTCCCAGCCCAGACAGCTCAGCTGCTAA
- the CCDC142 gene encoding coiled-coil domain-containing protein 142 isoform X1, with the protein MAQASRSGGLLPPLATVPPLRAQPRGAEEKQWRRKRAGALRRDVRGWLRLPAARSIPCLDPRPGGSPRGQPWWAVPADAGEHREAGAVDWGREPAAGGPTPPALQRLRAVLLRLHHERQELLQAQDCARHLQATVRLLRILSPGAPSPGHLPQLCRDLLAHPSGGAVLRSGLQETPESLPLARSVGLAAQRLDATMEMQLRALGQAPASPGLSSQIADLLLALPAYHQLQGKALSYVPGAARPYPPARVLRLLAGERGCQVAGWLDEALRGSDLRDQLRRRCQEERELLPGLLGLMGGVTGSASSGLGLGGAGALWSQYWTMLWAACAQSLDLSLGPWRDPRAAAQQLSQALGQASLPQECEKELASLCHNLIHQSLTWSWDQGFCQALGSASGNQSSLPSSSQTTELLQQLFPPLLDALREPRSGLLLCRPPGPAPLSLGLCTLQTTLLWFWGRTQQHLAAWAPGSFLLLIQKDLPPLLYEAEALSSLASEESLALEVEQQLGLEIQKLTAQIQLLSEESLSLFFQECHKRATQDFELHMPRGRYWRHRLCPELPSIPSEYAGLVVRRVLEPVLQGLQGLPHQAQAPALSQALTAILGAWLDHILTHGIRFSLQGALQLRQDFGVVRELLEEEQWGLSPELRQTLFTLSIFQRLDGALLCLLQQPLPKTQVHRGPPCCCACNEVQTMELPSSSLNSLESLEPPLRPGALPAQTAQLLSTLWGEGPSPEAYLVGNQQAWLALRQHQHPRRHLPFLSCLSTSSES; encoded by the exons ATGGCCCAAGCGTCTCGCTCTGGTGGCCTTCTGCCTCCGCTGGCTACCGTGCCGCCGTTACGGGCGCAGCCCAGGGGCGCTGAGGAGAAGCAGTGGCGGAGAAAGCGGGCAGGCGCTCTCCGCCGGGACGTTCGTGGCTGGCTGCGGCTGCCGGCTGCCCGAAGCATCCCCTGCCTGGACCCACGGCCCGGCGGAAGTCCGAGAGGGCAGCCGTGGTGGGCGGTGCCGGCGGACGCAGGAGAGCACCGTGAGGCTGGCGCTGTGGACTGGGGGCGGGAGCCGGCAGCTGGTGGCCCGACCCCTCCAGCGCTGCAGCGTCTTCGGGCGGTGTTGCTGCGGCTGCACCACGAGCGGCAGGAGCTCCTCCAAGCCCAGGACTGCGCCCGCCACCTACAGGCGACCGTGCGCCTCCTGAGGATCCTGAGTCCCGGCGCTCCATCCCCCGGCCACTTGCCTCAGCTGTGCCGCGACCTGCTGGCGCACCCTTCCGGAGGCGCGGTCCTGCGAAGCGGCCTTCAGGAGACACCCGAGTCGCTACCCCTGGCACGCTCCGTCGGACTAGCCGCCCAGCGCCTGGATGCTACTATGGAGATGCAGCTTCGGGCTCTGGGCCAGGCGCCCGCCAGCCCGGGCCTATCGTCCCAAATCGCCGACCTGCTGCTGGCACTTCCCGCCTACCACCAGCTGCAAGGAAAAGCCTTGAGCTACGTTCCAGGGGCAGCGCGCCCTTATCCCCCGGCCCGTGTGCTCCGCCTCCTGGCGGGGGAGCGGGGTTGCCAGGTGGCAGGTTGGCTGGATGAGGCGCTCAGGGGATCCGACTTGAGGGACCAGCTCCGCAGGCGGTGCCAAGAGGAGCGGGAGCTGCTGCCAGGGCTACTGGGCCTGATGGGGGGCGTGACGGGTTCAGCCAGCAGTGGACTGGGGCTTGGAGGGGCGGGGGCCCTGTGGAGCCAGTACTGGACCATGCTGTGGGCAGCCTGTGCTCAGAGTCTGGACCTAAGTCTAGGACCCTGGAGGGACCCCAGGGCAGCGGCACAACAGCTGAGTCAGGCACTGGGTCAGG catcactgcctcaggaGTGTGAGAAGGAGCTGGCTTCTTTGTGTCACAACCTAATTCATCAGTCTCTTACCTGGAGCTGGGATCAAG GCTTCTGCCAGGCCTTGGGATCTGCTAGTGGAAATCAGAGCAGCCTTCCCTCATCCTCTCAAACCACTGAACTTTTGCAacagctcttccctcctctcttggATGCCCTTCGAGAACCCAGGTCAGGACTGCTCCTCTGCCGGCCTCCAG gtcCTGCCCCCCTTTCCCTGGGGCTCTGTACCCTGCAGACCACCTTGCTCTGGTTTTGGGGCAGAACTCAGCAGCATCTGGCAGCGTGGGCCCCAGGTTCCTTCCTGCTCCTGATCCAGAAGGATTTACCT CCTCTATTATATGAGGCAGAAGCTTTGTCCAGCCTGGCCTCAGAGGAAAGCTTGGCCCTGGAGGTGGAGCAGCAGCTGGGTCTGGAGATCCAGAAGCTGACTGCACAGATCCAG CTCCTGTCTGAAGAGTCACTAAGTCTCttttttcaagaatgtcataAACGAGCCACACAGGACTTCGAACTCCACATGCCACGGGGTCGGTACTGGCGGCATCGTCTCTGTCCTG AACTTCCCAGTATCCCTAGTGAGTATGCTGGGTTGGTGGTCCGCAGGGTACTGGAGCCTGTGTTGCAAGGACTGCAAGGACTGCCACACCAAGCCCAGGCCCCTGCCCTCAGCCAGGCACTGACTGCCATCCTGGGTGCCTGGCTTGACCACATCCTCACCCACGGGATCCGGTTCag CCTGCAGGGGGCGCTGCAGCTCAGACAAGACTTTGGAGTGGTCAGGGAGTTGCTGGAGGAGGAGCAGTGGGGCCTGTCCCCAGAACTTCGCCAGACTCTGTTCACGCTCAGCATCTTCCAGCGGCTGGACGGCGCCCTGCTGTGTCTGTTGCAGCAGCCCCTGCCCAAGACTCAAGTCCACAGGGGGCCTCCCTGTTGCT GTGCATGTAATGAGGTCCAGACCATGGAATTGCCCAGCAGCAGCCTCAACAGCCTGGAGAGCTTGGAGCCCCCTCTTCGACCTGGAGCACTCCCAGCCCAGACAGCTCAGCTGCTAAGCACACTGTGGGGAGAAGGACCTAGCCCTGAGGCTTACCTGGTAGGAAATCAGCAGGCCTGGCTTGCCCTGAGGCAGCATCAGCATCCCCGCAGGCACTTACCTTTTCTTTCCTGCCTGAGCACCAGTTCTGAATCCTAA